Proteins encoded within one genomic window of Equus przewalskii isolate Varuska chromosome 3, EquPr2, whole genome shotgun sequence:
- the RSPRY1 gene encoding RING finger and SPRY domain-containing protein 1, with amino-acid sequence MIVFGWAVFLVSRSLGQGLLWTLGEHIARFLGTSGATATMGNSCICRDDSGAEDSVDAQQQQAENSAVPTAGTRSQPRNPVRPPRRGRGPHEPRRKKQNVDGLVLDTLAVIRTLVDNDQEPPYSMITLHEMAETDEGWLDVVQSLIRVIPLEDPLGPAVITLLLDECPLPTKEALQKLTEILNLNGEVACQDSGHPAKHRNTSAVLGCLAEKLAGPASIGLFSPGILEYLLQCLKLQSHPTVMLFALIALEKFAQTSENKLTISESSISDRLVTLESWADDPDYLKRQVGFCAQWSLDNLFLKEGRQLTYEKVDLNSIRTMLNSNDVSEYLKISPHGLEARCDASSFESVRCTFCVDAGVWYYEVTVVTSGVMQIGWATRASKFLNHEGYGIGDDEYSCAYDGCRQLIWYNARSKPHLHPCWKEGDTVGFLLDLDEKQMIFFLNGNQLPPENQVFSSTVSGFFAAASFMSYQQCEFNFGAKPFKYPPSTKFSTFNDYAFLTAEEKIILPRHRRLALLKQVSIRENCCSLCCDEVADTQLKPCGHSDLCMDCALQLETCPLCRKEIVSRVRQISHIS; translated from the exons ATGATTGTCTTTGGTTGGGCCGTGTTCTTAGTGAGCAGAAGCCTTGGCCAGGGTCTGCTGTGGACTCTTGGAGAGCACATAGCCCGCTTCCTGGGGACCAGCGGTGCCACTGCTACCATGGGCAATTCCTGTATCTGCCGAGATGACAGTGGAGCAGAAGACAGCGTTGACGCCCAGCAGCAACAGGCCGAGAACAGTGCGGTACCCACTGCTGGCACAAGGAGCCAGCCCCGGAACCCTGTTCGGCCACCAAGGAGGGGCCGAGGACCACATGAGCcgaggagaaagaaacaaaatgtagatGGACTAGTGCTGGACACACTGGCAGTCATACGGACTCTTGTAGATAA tgaTCAAGAACCTCCCTATTCAATGATTACATTGCACGAAATGGCAGAAACag ATGAAGGATGGTTGGACGTTGTCCAGTCTTTAATTAGAGTTATTCCATTGGAAGATCCATTGGGACCAGCTGTTATAACATTGTTACTGGATGAATGTCCATTGCCCACTAAA gaagcaCTCCAGAAATTGACTGAAATTCTCAATTTAAATGGAGAAGTAGCTTGCCAGGACTCAGGCCATCCCGCCAAACACAGGAACACCTCTGCAGTCCTGGGCTGCCTGGCCGAGAAACTAGCAG GTCCTGCAAGTATAGGTTTATTTAGCCCAGGAATACTGGAATATTTGCTACAGTGTCTG AAGTTACAGTCCCACCCCACAGTCATGCTTTTTGCACTTATCGCACTGGAAAAGTTTGCACAGACAA GTGAAAATAAGTTGACTATCTCTGAATCCAGTATTAGTGATCGACTCGTCACGTTGGAATCCTGGGCTGATGATCCTGATTATCTGAAACGTCAAGTTGGTTTCTGTGCCCAATGGAGCTTAGACAATCTCT ttttaaAAGAAGGTAGGCAGCTGACCTATGAGAAAGTGGACTTGAATAGCATTAGGACTATGCTGAATAGCAACGATGTCAGCGAGTACCTGAAGATCTCGCCTCATGGCTTGGAG GCTCGCTGTGATGCCTCGTCTTTTGAAAGTGTGCGTTGTACCTTTTGTGTGGATGCTGGCGTATGGTACTATGAAGTAACAGTGGTCACTTCTGGCGTCATGCAGATTGGCTGGGCCACTCGAGCGAGCAAGTTTCTCAATCAT GAAGGCTACGGCATTGGGGACGACGAATATTCCTGTGCATACGATGGCTGCCGGCAGCTGATTTGGTACAACGCCAGAAGTAAGCCTCACCTACACCCATGCTGGAAAGAAG GAGACACAGTAGGATTTCTGTTAGACTTGGATGAAAAGCAAATGATCTTCTTTTTAAACGGCAACCAGCTGCCTCCTGAGAATCAAGTCTTTTCATCTACTGT atCTGGATTTTTTGCTGCAGCTAGTTTCATGTCATATCAACAATGTGAGTTCAATTTTGGAGCAAAACCATTCAAATATCCACCATCTACGAAATTTAGCACTTTTAATGACTATGCCTTCCTAACAGCTGAAGAGAAAATCATTTTACCAAG GCACAGGCGTCTCGCTCTGTTGAAGCAAGTCAGCATCCGGGAAAACTGCTGCTCCCTGTGTTGCGATGAGGTCGCAGACACACAGTTGAAGCCATGTGGACACAG